One part of the Ursus arctos isolate Adak ecotype North America unplaced genomic scaffold, UrsArc2.0 scaffold_16, whole genome shotgun sequence genome encodes these proteins:
- the FLRT3 gene encoding leucine-rich repeat transmembrane protein FLRT3 has product MISPAWSILLIGTKIGLFLQVAPLSVMAKSCPSVCRCDAGFIYCNDRFLTSIPTGIPEDATTLYLQNNQINNAGIPSDLKNLLKVERIYLYHNSLDEFPTNLPKYVKELHLQENNIRTITYDSLSKIPYLEELHLDDNSVSAVSIEEGAFRDSNYLRLLFLSRNHLSTIPWGLPRTIEELRLDDNRISTISSPSLQGLTSLKRLVLDGNLLNNHGLGDKVFFNLVNLTELSLVRNSLTAAPVNLPGTNLRKLYLQDNHINRVPPNAFSYLRQLYRLDMSNNNLSNLPQGIFDDLDNITQLILRNNPWYCGCKMKWVRDWLQSLPMKVNVRGLMCQAPEKVRGMAIKDLNAELFDCKDSAVVSTIQITTAIPNTVYPAQGQWPAPVTKQPDVKNPKLTKDQRTTGSPARKTIIITVKSVTSDTIHISWKLVLPMTALRLSWLKLGHSPASGSITETIVTGERNEYLVTALEPDSPYRVCMVPMETSNLYLFDDTRVCIETETAPLRMYNPTTTLNREQEKEPYKNPNLPLAAIIGGAVALVTISLLALVCWYVHRNGSLFSRNCAYSKGRRRKDDYAEAGTKKDNSILEIRETSFQMLPISNEPISKEEFVIHTIFPPNGMNLYKNNHSESSSNRSYRDSGIPDSDHSHS; this is encoded by the coding sequence ATGATCAGCCCAGCCTGGAGCATCCTCCTCATCGGGACTAAAATTGGGCTGTTCCTTCAGGTGGCACCTCTATCAGTCATGGCTAAGTCCTGCCCATCCGTGTGCCGCTGTGATGCAGGTTTCATTTACTGTAATGATCGCTTTCTGACATCTATTCCGACAGGAATACCAGAGGATGCTACAACTCTCTACCTTCAGAACAACCAAATAAATAACGCTGGGATTCCTTCAGATTTGAAAAACTTgctaaaagtagaaagaatatacCTATACCACAACAGTTTAGATGAATTTCCTACCAACCTACCAAAGTATGTAAAAGAGTTACATTTGCAAGAAAATAACATAAGGACTATCACTTATGATTCACTTTCCAAAATTCCCTATCTGGAAGAATTACATTTAGATGATAACTCGGTGTCTGCTGTTAGCATTGAAGAGGGGGCATTCCGAGACAGCAACTATCTCCGACTGCTCTTCCTGTCCCGTAATCACCTTAGCACAATCCCCTGGGGTTTGCCCAGGACTATCGAAGAACTACGCTTGGATGATAATCGCATATCCACTATTTCATCACCATCTCTTCAAGGTCTCACTAGCCTCAAACGCCTGGTTTTGGATGGAAACCTGTTGAACAACCATGGTTTAGGTGATAAAGTTTTCTTCAACCTAGTCAACTTAACAGAACTGTCCCTGGTACGGAATTCCTTGACTGCTGCACCAGTAAACCTTCCAGGCACAAACCTGAGGAAGCTTTATCTTCAAGATAACCACATCAATCGGGTGCccccaaatgctttttcttatcTAAGGCAGCTGTATCGACTCGATATGTCCAATAACAACCTAAGTAATTTACCTCAGGGTATCTTTGATGATTTAGACAATATAACCCAACTGATTCTTCGCAACAATCCCTGGTATTGTGGGTGCAAGATGAAATGGGTACGTGACTGGTTACAATCACTACCTATGAAGGTCAATGTGCGTGGGCTTATGTGCCAAGCCCCAGAAAAAGTTCGGGGGATGGCTATTAAGGACCTTAATGCAGAACTGTTTGATTGTAAGGACAGTGCCGTTGTAAGCACCATTCAGATAACCACTGCAATACCCAACACGGTATATCCTGCTCAAGGACAGTGGCCAGCTCCAGTGACCAAACAACCAGACGTTAAGAACCCCAAACTCACTAAAGATCAGCGAACCACAGGGAGTCCagcaagaaaaacaattataattaCTGTGAAATCTGTCACCTCCGACACAATTCATATCTCTTGGAAACTTGTCCTACCTATGACTGCTTTAAGACTCAGCTGGCTCAAACTGGGCCATAGCCCAGCATCTGGATCTATAACAGAAACGATCGTAACAGGGGAACGCAATGAATACTTAGTCACAGCCCTGGAGCCTGATTCGCCCTATCGAGTCTGCATGGTTCCCATGGAAACCAGTAACCTCTACCTATTTGACGACACCCGTGTTTGTATTGAGACTGAAACTGCACCCCTTCGAATGTACAACCCTACAACCACCCTTAAtcgagagcaagagaaagaaccTTACAAAAACCCCAATTTACCGTTGGCTGCCATCATTGGTGGGGCTGTGGCCCTGGTGACCATCTCCCTTCTTGCTTTAGTGTGCTGGTATGTTCATAGGAACGGGTCACTCTTCTCAAGGAACTGTGCGTACAGcaaagggaggagaagaaaggatgaCTACGCAGAAGCTGGCACTAAGAAGGACAACTCCATCCTGGAAATCAGGGAGACTTCTTTTCAGATGTTGCCAATAAGCAATGAACCAATCTCAAAGGAGGAATTTGTAATACACACCATATTTCCTCCTAATGGAATGAATCTGTACAAAAACAATCACAGTGAAAGCAGTAGTAACCGAAGCTACAGAGACAGTGGCATTCCAGACTCAGATCACTCACACTCATGA